One window from the genome of Melospiza georgiana isolate bMelGeo1 chromosome 13, bMelGeo1.pri, whole genome shotgun sequence encodes:
- the ANKDD1A gene encoding ankyrin repeat and death domain-containing protein 1A isoform X3 — MGDDLASEGDTLLQSEKEFHDAAKRNDTARMEELIRRGVDIKAKNNAERSALHWAAGAGSVDAVRLLLDHGAPVDDEDSFGMNALLLSAWFGHLRVLQILVNAGAKINRVNRNGRNLLHCAAQRGHIQVMEFIMEDLEDMCVDETDKMDRTAFHLAAEHGQLEVVEFLIRLGCSHSAKDKEENTALHLAAKNGHLSVLEKIIDVGVDLDEKNSKKMNCLHYAALHGYEEIARILMDAGIHTDALNHQNASAMHIAVLQNFPAMVKLFISAECDLDIPDNRQQTSLHIAAEHGRQDIAEMILIAGVNLKLTDKQGKTSLDVAARGNHTILVDMIIKADRFYKWEKGNLSSDSGSWVAKHLTFKQDHRLETQHIRSVMWRLATKYLKPGEWKKLAHYWKFTDDHLRAIEQQWTGTKSYREHGHRMLLIWLHGVITAGENPIKGLYEGLVGIGRRDLAESIRKKANADSTSPRKCTAM, encoded by the exons ATGGGGGACGATTTAGCGTCGGAAGGCGACACCC tgctTCAGTCAGAGAAGGAGTTCCATGATGCAGCGAAGCGAAATGATACAGCCAGGATGGAGGAGCTCATCAGGAGAGGAGTTGACATCAAAGCCAAAAACAAT GCGGAGCGGAGTGCCCTGCACTGGGCTGCGGGAGCCGGGAGCGTGGATGCCGTGCGGCTGCTCCTGGATCACGGCGCCCCTGTGGATGACGAGGACAGT TTTGGAATGAATGCTCTTCTCCTGTCTGCCTGGTTTGGCCACCTCCGTGTCCTGCAGATCCTTGTCAATGCTGGGGCCAAGATTAACCGTGTCAATAGG AATGGCAGGAACCTGCTTCACTGTGCAGCTCAGAGGGGACACATCCAGGTCATGGAGTTCATCATGGAGGACTTGGAGGACATGTGTGTGGATGAGACAGACAAG ATGGACAGGACAGCGTttcacctggctgcagagcatgGGCAGCTGGAGGTGGTGGAGTTCCTCATTCGACTGGGTTGTTCTCACAGTGCCAAAGACAAG gaagaaaatacaGCATTGCATTTAGCTGCTAAAAATGGACACCTCTCTGTGCTGGAGAAGATTATAGATGTCGGAGTGGACCTTGATGAAAAAAACTCA AAAAAGATGAACTGCCTTCATTATGCAGCACTGCATGGCTATGAGGAGATAGCCAGGATCCTCATGGATGCTGGAATCCACACGGATGCTCTCAATCAT CAAAATGCATCAGCAATGCACATTGCAGTCCTGCAGAACTTCCCAGCCATGGTGAAGCTCTTCATCAGTGCAGAGTGTGACCTTGACATTCCAGATAAT aggcagcagaccTCACTCCACATCGCTGCAGAGCATGGCAGGCAGGACATTGCTGAGATGATCCTCATTGCAGGAGTTAATCTGAAGCTGACAGACAAG CAAGGGAAAACATCTCTGGATGTTGCTGCCCGAGGCAATCACACCATCTTGGTGGACATGATTATCAAAGCTGATCGATTTTACAAATGGGAGAAG ggcaacCTGAGCAGCGACTCCGGCTCATGGGTGGCAAAGCACTTGACCTTTAAGCAGGATCACAGGCTGGAAACACAGCACATCCGCTCAGTCATGTGGAGATTAGCCACTAAGTACCTCAAACCCGGGGAATGGAAGAAGCTGGCACATTACTGGAAATTCACCGATGACCACCTTAGGGCCATTGAGCAACAATGGACAG GCACTAAAAGCTACAGGGAACACGGGCACAGAATGTTGCTGATCTGGCTCCATGGTGTGATCACTGCAGGAGAAAATCCAATCAAGGGACTCTATGAAGGCCTGGTGGGGATTGGGAGAAGAGATTTAGCAG AAAGCatcaggaaaaaagcaaacGCAGACTCCACCTCTCCACGGAAATGCACAGCAATGTAA
- the ANKDD1A gene encoding ankyrin repeat and death domain-containing protein 1A isoform X2, with product MGDDLASEGDTLLQSEKEFHDAAKRNDTARMEELIRRGVDIKAKNNFGMNALLLSAWFGHLRVLQILVNAGAKINRVNRNGRNLLHCAAQRGHIQVMEFIMEDLEDMCVDETDKMDRTAFHLAAEHGQLEVVEFLIRLGCSHSAKDKEENTALHLAAKNGHLSVLEKIIDVGVDLDEKNSEGLTALHLAAEGGHSHCVKLLVEVGADVNAQTQKKMNCLHYAALHGYEEIARILMDAGIHTDALNHQNASAMHIAVLQNFPAMVKLFISAECDLDIPDNRQQTSLHIAAEHGRQDIAEMILIAGVNLKLTDKQGKTSLDVAARGNHTILVDMIIKADRFYKWEKGNLSSDSGSWVAKHLTFKQDHRLETQHIRSVMWRLATKYLKPGEWKKLAHYWKFTDDHLRAIEQQWTGTKSYREHGHRMLLIWLHGVITAGENPIKGLYEGLVGIGRRDLAESIRKKANADSTSPRKCTAM from the exons ATGGGGGACGATTTAGCGTCGGAAGGCGACACCC tgctTCAGTCAGAGAAGGAGTTCCATGATGCAGCGAAGCGAAATGATACAGCCAGGATGGAGGAGCTCATCAGGAGAGGAGTTGACATCAAAGCCAAAAACAAT TTTGGAATGAATGCTCTTCTCCTGTCTGCCTGGTTTGGCCACCTCCGTGTCCTGCAGATCCTTGTCAATGCTGGGGCCAAGATTAACCGTGTCAATAGG AATGGCAGGAACCTGCTTCACTGTGCAGCTCAGAGGGGACACATCCAGGTCATGGAGTTCATCATGGAGGACTTGGAGGACATGTGTGTGGATGAGACAGACAAG ATGGACAGGACAGCGTttcacctggctgcagagcatgGGCAGCTGGAGGTGGTGGAGTTCCTCATTCGACTGGGTTGTTCTCACAGTGCCAAAGACAAG gaagaaaatacaGCATTGCATTTAGCTGCTAAAAATGGACACCTCTCTGTGCTGGAGAAGATTATAGATGTCGGAGTGGACCTTGATGAAAAAAACTCA GAAGGACTCACGGCCCTGCACCTGGCTGCTGAGGGGGGACACAGCCACTGTGTGAAGCTGCTCGTGGAAGTGGGTGCTGATGTCAATGCCCAAACCCAG AAAAAGATGAACTGCCTTCATTATGCAGCACTGCATGGCTATGAGGAGATAGCCAGGATCCTCATGGATGCTGGAATCCACACGGATGCTCTCAATCAT CAAAATGCATCAGCAATGCACATTGCAGTCCTGCAGAACTTCCCAGCCATGGTGAAGCTCTTCATCAGTGCAGAGTGTGACCTTGACATTCCAGATAAT aggcagcagaccTCACTCCACATCGCTGCAGAGCATGGCAGGCAGGACATTGCTGAGATGATCCTCATTGCAGGAGTTAATCTGAAGCTGACAGACAAG CAAGGGAAAACATCTCTGGATGTTGCTGCCCGAGGCAATCACACCATCTTGGTGGACATGATTATCAAAGCTGATCGATTTTACAAATGGGAGAAG ggcaacCTGAGCAGCGACTCCGGCTCATGGGTGGCAAAGCACTTGACCTTTAAGCAGGATCACAGGCTGGAAACACAGCACATCCGCTCAGTCATGTGGAGATTAGCCACTAAGTACCTCAAACCCGGGGAATGGAAGAAGCTGGCACATTACTGGAAATTCACCGATGACCACCTTAGGGCCATTGAGCAACAATGGACAG GCACTAAAAGCTACAGGGAACACGGGCACAGAATGTTGCTGATCTGGCTCCATGGTGTGATCACTGCAGGAGAAAATCCAATCAAGGGACTCTATGAAGGCCTGGTGGGGATTGGGAGAAGAGATTTAGCAG AAAGCatcaggaaaaaagcaaacGCAGACTCCACCTCTCCACGGAAATGCACAGCAATGTAA
- the ANKDD1A gene encoding ankyrin repeat and death domain-containing protein 1A isoform X4 → MGDDLASEGDTLLQSEKEFHDAAKRNDTARMEELIRRGVDIKAKNNAERSALHWAAGAGSVDAVRLLLDHGAPVDDEDSVQRPLCLACAAHFGMNALLLSAWFGHLRVLQILVNAGAKINRVNRNGRNLLHCAAQRGHIQVMEFIMEDLEDMCVDETDKMDRTAFHLAAEHGQLEVVEFLIRLGCSHSAKDKEENTALHLAAKNGHLSVLEKIIDVGVDLDEKNSEGLTALHLAAEGGHSHCVKLLVEVGADVNAQTQKKMNCLHYAALHGYEEIARILMDAGIHTDALNHQNASAMHIAVLQNFPAMVKLFISAECDLDIPDNRQQTSLHIAAEHGRQDIAEMILIAGVNLKLTDKQGKTSLDVAARGNHTILVDMIIKADRFYKWEKGNLSSDSGSWVAKHLTFKQDHRLETQHIRSVMWRLATKYLKPGEWKKLAHYWKFTDDHLRAIEQQWTGTKSYREHGHRMLLIWLHGVITAGENPIKGLYEGLVGIGRRDLAESIRKKANADSTSPRKCTAM, encoded by the exons ATGGGGGACGATTTAGCGTCGGAAGGCGACACCC tgctTCAGTCAGAGAAGGAGTTCCATGATGCAGCGAAGCGAAATGATACAGCCAGGATGGAGGAGCTCATCAGGAGAGGAGTTGACATCAAAGCCAAAAACAAT GCGGAGCGGAGTGCCCTGCACTGGGCTGCGGGAGCCGGGAGCGTGGATGCCGTGCGGCTGCTCCTGGATCACGGCGCCCCTGTGGATGACGAGGACAGTGTACAGAGGCCACTCTGCCTTGCATGTGCTGCACAT TTTGGAATGAATGCTCTTCTCCTGTCTGCCTGGTTTGGCCACCTCCGTGTCCTGCAGATCCTTGTCAATGCTGGGGCCAAGATTAACCGTGTCAATAGG AATGGCAGGAACCTGCTTCACTGTGCAGCTCAGAGGGGACACATCCAGGTCATGGAGTTCATCATGGAGGACTTGGAGGACATGTGTGTGGATGAGACAGACAAG ATGGACAGGACAGCGTttcacctggctgcagagcatgGGCAGCTGGAGGTGGTGGAGTTCCTCATTCGACTGGGTTGTTCTCACAGTGCCAAAGACAAG gaagaaaatacaGCATTGCATTTAGCTGCTAAAAATGGACACCTCTCTGTGCTGGAGAAGATTATAGATGTCGGAGTGGACCTTGATGAAAAAAACTCA GAAGGACTCACGGCCCTGCACCTGGCTGCTGAGGGGGGACACAGCCACTGTGTGAAGCTGCTCGTGGAAGTGGGTGCTGATGTCAATGCCCAAACCCAG AAAAAGATGAACTGCCTTCATTATGCAGCACTGCATGGCTATGAGGAGATAGCCAGGATCCTCATGGATGCTGGAATCCACACGGATGCTCTCAATCAT CAAAATGCATCAGCAATGCACATTGCAGTCCTGCAGAACTTCCCAGCCATGGTGAAGCTCTTCATCAGTGCAGAGTGTGACCTTGACATTCCAGATAAT aggcagcagaccTCACTCCACATCGCTGCAGAGCATGGCAGGCAGGACATTGCTGAGATGATCCTCATTGCAGGAGTTAATCTGAAGCTGACAGACAAG CAAGGGAAAACATCTCTGGATGTTGCTGCCCGAGGCAATCACACCATCTTGGTGGACATGATTATCAAAGCTGATCGATTTTACAAATGGGAGAAG ggcaacCTGAGCAGCGACTCCGGCTCATGGGTGGCAAAGCACTTGACCTTTAAGCAGGATCACAGGCTGGAAACACAGCACATCCGCTCAGTCATGTGGAGATTAGCCACTAAGTACCTCAAACCCGGGGAATGGAAGAAGCTGGCACATTACTGGAAATTCACCGATGACCACCTTAGGGCCATTGAGCAACAATGGACAG GCACTAAAAGCTACAGGGAACACGGGCACAGAATGTTGCTGATCTGGCTCCATGGTGTGATCACTGCAGGAGAAAATCCAATCAAGGGACTCTATGAAGGCCTGGTGGGGATTGGGAGAAGAGATTTAGCAG AAAGCatcaggaaaaaagcaaacGCAGACTCCACCTCTCCACGGAAATGCACAGCAATGTAA
- the ANKDD1A gene encoding ankyrin repeat and death domain-containing protein 1A isoform X1: MSPLPKRPENTVFAGKWASFMSFSFKEQQKSSSAAARWPARRRGRACQPALWRRGRASDRPEAAVVAGPVCRDMGDDLASEGDTLLQSEKEFHDAAKRNDTARMEELIRRGVDIKAKNNAERSALHWAAGAGSVDAVRLLLDHGAPVDDEDSFGMNALLLSAWFGHLRVLQILVNAGAKINRVNRNGRNLLHCAAQRGHIQVMEFIMEDLEDMCVDETDKMDRTAFHLAAEHGQLEVVEFLIRLGCSHSAKDKEENTALHLAAKNGHLSVLEKIIDVGVDLDEKNSEGLTALHLAAEGGHSHCVKLLVEVGADVNAQTQKKMNCLHYAALHGYEEIARILMDAGIHTDALNHQNASAMHIAVLQNFPAMVKLFISAECDLDIPDNRQQTSLHIAAEHGRQDIAEMILIAGVNLKLTDKQGKTSLDVAARGNHTILVDMIIKADRFYKWEKGNLSSDSGSWVAKHLTFKQDHRLETQHIRSVMWRLATKYLKPGEWKKLAHYWKFTDDHLRAIEQQWTGTKSYREHGHRMLLIWLHGVITAGENPIKGLYEGLVGIGRRDLAESIRKKANADSTSPRKCTAM, from the exons ATGTCCCCGCTCCCCAAACGGCCCGAAAATACCGTGTTTGCCGGGAAGTGGGCTTCTTTTATGAGCTTTAGCTTTAAAGAGCAGCAAAAGAGCAGCTCGGCGGCGGCGAGGTGGCCTGCGAGGAGGCGGGGACGCGCCTGTCAGCCCGCTCTGTGGCGGCGGGGACGCGCCTCAGACCGCCCTGAGGCGGCGGTGGTGGCGGGGCCGGTCTGTCGCGACATGGGGGACGATTTAGCGTCGGAAGGCGACACCC tgctTCAGTCAGAGAAGGAGTTCCATGATGCAGCGAAGCGAAATGATACAGCCAGGATGGAGGAGCTCATCAGGAGAGGAGTTGACATCAAAGCCAAAAACAAT GCGGAGCGGAGTGCCCTGCACTGGGCTGCGGGAGCCGGGAGCGTGGATGCCGTGCGGCTGCTCCTGGATCACGGCGCCCCTGTGGATGACGAGGACAGT TTTGGAATGAATGCTCTTCTCCTGTCTGCCTGGTTTGGCCACCTCCGTGTCCTGCAGATCCTTGTCAATGCTGGGGCCAAGATTAACCGTGTCAATAGG AATGGCAGGAACCTGCTTCACTGTGCAGCTCAGAGGGGACACATCCAGGTCATGGAGTTCATCATGGAGGACTTGGAGGACATGTGTGTGGATGAGACAGACAAG ATGGACAGGACAGCGTttcacctggctgcagagcatgGGCAGCTGGAGGTGGTGGAGTTCCTCATTCGACTGGGTTGTTCTCACAGTGCCAAAGACAAG gaagaaaatacaGCATTGCATTTAGCTGCTAAAAATGGACACCTCTCTGTGCTGGAGAAGATTATAGATGTCGGAGTGGACCTTGATGAAAAAAACTCA GAAGGACTCACGGCCCTGCACCTGGCTGCTGAGGGGGGACACAGCCACTGTGTGAAGCTGCTCGTGGAAGTGGGTGCTGATGTCAATGCCCAAACCCAG AAAAAGATGAACTGCCTTCATTATGCAGCACTGCATGGCTATGAGGAGATAGCCAGGATCCTCATGGATGCTGGAATCCACACGGATGCTCTCAATCAT CAAAATGCATCAGCAATGCACATTGCAGTCCTGCAGAACTTCCCAGCCATGGTGAAGCTCTTCATCAGTGCAGAGTGTGACCTTGACATTCCAGATAAT aggcagcagaccTCACTCCACATCGCTGCAGAGCATGGCAGGCAGGACATTGCTGAGATGATCCTCATTGCAGGAGTTAATCTGAAGCTGACAGACAAG CAAGGGAAAACATCTCTGGATGTTGCTGCCCGAGGCAATCACACCATCTTGGTGGACATGATTATCAAAGCTGATCGATTTTACAAATGGGAGAAG ggcaacCTGAGCAGCGACTCCGGCTCATGGGTGGCAAAGCACTTGACCTTTAAGCAGGATCACAGGCTGGAAACACAGCACATCCGCTCAGTCATGTGGAGATTAGCCACTAAGTACCTCAAACCCGGGGAATGGAAGAAGCTGGCACATTACTGGAAATTCACCGATGACCACCTTAGGGCCATTGAGCAACAATGGACAG GCACTAAAAGCTACAGGGAACACGGGCACAGAATGTTGCTGATCTGGCTCCATGGTGTGATCACTGCAGGAGAAAATCCAATCAAGGGACTCTATGAAGGCCTGGTGGGGATTGGGAGAAGAGATTTAGCAG AAAGCatcaggaaaaaagcaaacGCAGACTCCACCTCTCCACGGAAATGCACAGCAATGTAA